The sequence caaaataGAATTAGACTTGGggctatgctaatgggctaatatatctctaacaccattgctttgaatttgtattttaatcTTGTGAGTTCGTCCACTAACATTTCAGTGGAATCTAGTTGGCATCTTTGGACCAACCATGCCCTTGTTTGTGTTGTTAACTACAATTTAATCCTTATATCGTTGAACTGAAAAGTTAGTCttcattttgcattttgaatttctgtcaacgtcttaaattttattttgttgtacCACAGGTATGTTGGGAACAGAGATAGTAGGTTCTGCAGTTGCAGCTGAGGTGTACAAAGATGGGAGACGGATTGTCAATAACATAAATCAGACTGTTAATTATGCGCATGACCTGAAAAAACACTATAAAAGGTTAACAGATATTGCAGAGAAGCTATCTGCTAGAAAGGAAGATATAGTGGCTGAAGCAAACAAATATAAGACGAAACAGTTCACTAGAGAATGCCAAGTTTGGATGTCTACAGTCACGAAGAGTGAAGAAGATGTGCAAAAACTGAAAACCAAGTACGAGAAAGTACGAGGTAAAAAGCGGTTATGGAGGGTATTTCACCATCGTTTCCGTGCAAAACTTAGCAAAAGCATGGCAGAGAAGTGCGGTGAACTACATATCCTCTGGTCAGATGCAAAATTTGAGAGGGGAATGATGGTTGAGAAATTGCCAGAATGTGTGAGAATTATGCATGCACCCAAGATAGAAGACAAGCCATCACTCCACTGCGTTGTTGAAGATATATTGAGCCTCCTAAGAGATGggaatgttaaaaaaattggacTTTGGGGAATGGTAGGAATCGGGAAAACAACAATAATGCAGAACTTAAATGACAATGAAGATATTGCTAAAATGTTTGATATTGTCATATGGGTTCATGTATCACGAGATTGGAGTGTAGAAAAGTTGCAACATGTAATTATAGATCGGCTAAAATTGAATATGGAGGGCATCACTAACGTTGATGAAATTGCTTGGAGAATATCTATGGAGTTGGAATGCAAGAGGTATCTACTTCTCTTGGATGAAGTTTGGCACATTCTGGATCTAAAAAAGATAGGTATCTATGGCAACCAAAAGGATAGCAAGGTGGTATTGGCGACTAGATATCATCAGATTTGTCATGAAATGGATGCGTTGATTATTATGAAACGAATGTCTGAAGTTGATGCATGGAAAATGTTTAAGGAAATAGTCGGTCAGAATATAAATATTTCAGGTGTTGAACCAATAGCCAAGCTAGTTGTTCGTGAGTGTGCTGGTTTGCCGCTCTTAATAGATAGGGTAGCAACCACCTTCAAATTTAAGGATAACGTCCACCTGTGGCGTGATGGATTAATTCTTTTGCGAAGATGGCGCAGTATCAAAGTCCAAGGCATGGATGAATTTATTGAGTGTCTAAAGTTTTGTTACGAAGATTTAGATGctgacaataaaaaattttgctttttgtaCACTGCATTATATCCTGAAGACTATgacatatatatagattatttgtTGGAATGTTGGAAAGCTGAAGGTCTTATTCATGATGCTGATGATTTTAAAGTTGCACGTGGTAAAGGGCATACCATATTGGATGAACTTATCAAAGTATCTTTGCTAGAGAGGAGCAAGAAGATGAATCATGTAAGTATGAACAAAGTGTTGCGGAATATGGCCCTTAAAATTTCTTCCCAAAGCGAAGATTTTAAGATTTTGGTGAAAACCCAAGAGGAGCTACAAGAGCCCCCCAATGAGGAAGAATGGCAGCAGGTAAATCGAATCTCCTTGATGGATAGCAAATTGTGCATTTTACCAGAATTGCCAGATTGCAACAATCTTAAAACATTGCTgctacaaaaaaataatgaccTGAAAGTGATTCCTCATAGATTCTTTAGATACATGCAAAATCTACTAGTTCTAGACTTACACGGCACTGGAATTGCGTCATTACCATCATCTGTGTCTTGCTTGACGTGTTTAAGAGCATTGTATCTGAATTCTTGCATCAATTTAATGGGGCTTAAGTACTTAGAAGAACTAAAGCATCTTGAGGTGCTTGATATTCGACGAACTGGGATTAATCATTTACCAATTCAAATTGGATATTTGATTCAGTTGAAGTGTTTACGTATGTCCTTGTCAAATTTTGGCTTGGGAAAATCAGGGGATGTTGAATGTCATCAAAATGTCTTTTCAAATCTTTCTTTATTGGAAGAACTAAGAATTGATGTAGATCCGAACACTCGAAGGTGGGAGGGAGTTGTAAAGTCTATTGCAGAGGAGGTGGCTACCTTGAAATGTTTGActtctctttcaattttctttcccgaTGTGGACTGCCTTAAGAGTTTTATCTCGACAAGCGCATTGTGGAAGGAAATGCACTTCACATTCCACTTTTCTGTTGGTTATCATGGCTCATCAAGTTATCATATTCAAGATTGTTTTGAATACCAAATAAGGAAGTGTTTCAAGCTTGCAAATGGTGAAGGTGTAAATCCTGCAATTTCAGAGGTTCTTGCAAATTCTGAaacattagaattgattggTCATAAAGGAGCTTCAAGATTATCAGATTTTGGTattgaaaatatcaataaaatgcGAGGTTGTTTAATTGAAGGCTGCGATGATATTGAAACAATTATTGATGGTGATAGTGAAAGAAGAAGTGCATTAGAAAACTTGGAAAAGATGTACATAAATAATGTCCCAAAATTAGAAAGCATATGGGAAGGTCCAGTACATAGTGGAAGCCTAGCTAACCTAACAAGTTTAATCTTAATGAAATGTCCgaagttgaaaaaaatattctcCAATGGTATGATTAAAGAACTCTGTAGACTTCAACACTTAAGAATTGAAGGAAGTCTtgaaatcaaagagataattacaaaatttgagaataatgaGTTTGAACC is a genomic window of Quercus lobata isolate SW786 chromosome 2, ValleyOak3.0 Primary Assembly, whole genome shotgun sequence containing:
- the LOC115977605 gene encoding probable disease resistance protein At4g27220 isoform X2, with protein sequence MLGTEIVGSAVAAEVYKDGRRIVNNINQTVNYAHDLKKHYKRLTDIAEKLSARKEDIVAEANKYKTKQFTRECQVWMSTVTKSEEDVQKLKTKYEKVRGKKRLWRVFHHRFRAKLSKSMAEKCGELHILWSDAKFERGMMVEKLPECVRIMHAPKIEDKPSLHCVVEDILSLLRDGNVKKIGLWGMVGIGKTTIMQNLNDNEDIAKMFDIVIWVHVSRDWSVEKLQHVIIDRLKLNMEGITNVDEIAWRISMELECKRYLLLLDEVWHILDLKKIGIYGNQKDSKVVLATRYHQICHEMDALIIMKRMSEVDAWKMFKEIVGQNINISGVEPIAKLVVRECAGLPLLIDRVATTFKFKDNVHLWRDGLILLRRWRSIKVQGMDEFIECLKFCYEDLDADNKKFCFLYTALYPEDYDIYIDYLLECWKAEGLIHDADDFKVARGKGHTILDELIKVSLLERSKKMNHVSMNKVLRNMALKISSQSEDFKILVKTQEELQEPPNEEEWQQVNRISLMDSKLCILPELPDCNNLKTLLLQKNNDLKVIPHRFFRYMQNLLVLDLHGTGIASLPSSVSCLTCLRALYLNSCINLMGLKYLEELKHLEVLDIRRTGINHLPIQIGYLIQLKCLRMSLSNFGLGKSGDVECHQNVFSNLSLLEELRIDVDPNTRRWEGVVKSIAEEVATLKCLTSLSIFFPDVDCLKSFISTSALWKEMHFTFHFSVGYHGSSSYHIQDCFEYQIRKCFKLANGEGVNPAISEVLANSETLELIGHKGASRLSDFGIENINKMRGCLIEGCDDIETIIDGDSERRSALENLEKMYINNVPKLESIWEGPVHSGSLANLTSLILMKCPKLKKIFSNEFEPKVLPKLKTLELYDLPKVKSICTDDSLEWPSLENIKISMCQSLTRLPFNCENAVNLRCIECQQLWWSALVWNEDTIEQRLRSICIFN
- the LOC115977605 gene encoding probable disease resistance protein At4g27220 isoform X1; the protein is MLGTEIVGSAVAAEVYKDGRRIVNNINQTVNYAHDLKKHYKRLTDIAEKLSARKEDIVAEANKYKTKQFTRECQVWMSTVTKSEEDVQKLKTKYEKVRGKKRLWRVFHHRFRAKLSKSMAEKCGELHILWSDAKFERGMMVEKLPECVRIMHAPKIEDKPSLHCVVEDILSLLRDGNVKKIGLWGMVGIGKTTIMQNLNDNEDIAKMFDIVIWVHVSRDWSVEKLQHVIIDRLKLNMEGITNVDEIAWRISMELECKRYLLLLDEVWHILDLKKIGIYGNQKDSKVVLATRYHQICHEMDALIIMKRMSEVDAWKMFKEIVGQNINISGVEPIAKLVVRECAGLPLLIDRVATTFKFKDNVHLWRDGLILLRRWRSIKVQGMDEFIECLKFCYEDLDADNKKFCFLYTALYPEDYDIYIDYLLECWKAEGLIHDADDFKVARGKGHTILDELIKVSLLERSKKMNHVSMNKVLRNMALKISSQSEDFKILVKTQEELQEPPNEEEWQQVNRISLMDSKLCILPELPDCNNLKTLLLQKNNDLKVIPHRFFRYMQNLLVLDLHGTGIASLPSSVSCLTCLRALYLNSCINLMGLKYLEELKHLEVLDIRRTGINHLPIQIGYLIQLKCLRMSLSNFGLGKSGDVECHQNVFSNLSLLEELRIDVDPNTRRWEGVVKSIAEEVATLKCLTSLSIFFPDVDCLKSFISTSALWKEMHFTFHFSVGYHGSSSYHIQDCFEYQIRKCFKLANGEGVNPAISEVLANSETLELIGHKGASRLSDFGIENINKMRGCLIEGCDDIETIIDGDSERRSALENLEKMYINNVPKLESIWEGPVHSGSLANLTSLILMKCPKLKKIFSNGMIKELCRLQHLRIEGSLEIKEIITKFENNEFEPKVLPKLKTLELYDLPKVKSICTDDSLEWPSLENIKISMCQSLTRLPFNCENAVNLRCIECQQLWWSALVWNEDTIEQRLRSICIFN